Proteins encoded together in one Lathyrus oleraceus cultivar Zhongwan6 chromosome 5, CAAS_Psat_ZW6_1.0, whole genome shotgun sequence window:
- the LOC127087258 gene encoding uncharacterized protein LOC127087258 has protein sequence MGRGRGKGKKLSVTNQDDIISGEDEKVPIQKKRGRPQKPIKDDFDEEIEKIEDINGENVKNGVSNKEVKSPAATELARKRKRNSQVKEKLDSVEEENGVGSRSSTEESTKTNGFRHNGSRRKSTPCRAAEAGVQCK, from the coding sequence ATGGGTAGAGGTAGAGGAAAGGGTAAAAAGCTATCTGTTACTAACCAAGATGATATCATAAGTGGTGAAGACGAAAAGGTACCAATACAGAAGAAAAGAGGGAGGCCACAGAAACCGATAAAGGACGACTTTGACGAAGAAATTGAGAAAATAGAAGATATTAACGGTGAGAATGTTAAGAATGGAGTATCTAACAAAGAGGTGAAAAGTCCTGCAGCAACAGAACTTGCAAGGAAAAGGAAACGGAATTCACAGGTAAAAGAAAAACTAGATTCAGTTGAGGAAGAAAATGGCGTTGGAAGCCGATCAAGCACGGAGGAATCTACAAAAACCAACGGATTTAGGCATAACGGAAGCAGACGCAAAAGCACACCTTGTAGAGCTGCTGAAGCTGGTGTGCAGTGCAAGTAA